One Bombus fervidus isolate BK054 chromosome 7, iyBomFerv1, whole genome shotgun sequence genomic region harbors:
- the LOC139988948 gene encoding uncharacterized protein isoform X1 translates to MTRPPLNTSKSGNAIDENRRPSNRALKFKKSITTASRKFNSTVKTLDRLVGGADVPEESGDVSKPSEETVEQTVVVESTSSVKTEDGKVIRTAGPCCTCMSQVPGSTGDKKVDEMIDYVHQNLQEAGKALATLGENFEHDSKVEPCTQVEPS, encoded by the exons ATGACTCGTCCACCATTAAATACATCCAAAAGCG gaAATGCTATCGATGAAAATCGTAGACCATCAAATAGGGCGctcaaatttaaaaagtcgATAACTACAGCAAGCCGTAAATTTAATTCAACTGTGAAAACTCTAGATCGTTTAGTAGGAGGAGCAGATGTTCCCGAAGAAAGTGGAGATGTATCGAAACCATCGGAAGAAACTGTAGAGCAAACTGTTGTAGTGGAATCAACATCTAGTGTGAAAACTGAAGATGGAAAGGTTATTCGTACAGCTGGACCATGCTGTACTTGTATGTCACAAGTACCAGGATCAACCGG AGATAAGAAGGTGGATGAAATGATCGACTATGTGCATCAAAATTTACAAGAAGCGGGTAAAGCACTGGCTACCTTAGGCGAGAACTTTGAGCACGATTCAAAGGTTGAGCCCTGTACGCAAGTAGAACCGTCATGA
- the Glo1 gene encoding glyoxalase 1, with protein sequence MVEDKKYEIDSRIECDGHQGTLKYVGPVGKTKGLWLGIDWDDPTRGKHNGTYEGVKYFKARHPTSGSFIRPGKAKFGISCPEAIKIRYGLINDELAGIDRDTLTSLQKEINAPFLEVVGFSKVNKKQSKFDQLKIVWLREQCVSTTGNPGELKELCPNLEELDLSKNLINSWQIIADICCQLDCLVRLNLSENYLPTEENMEILKDSFFMLKYLTIARMNYNWFDIQRCMSMFPSLQELSVSFNIVNIIHKPIKDENLMKICKLTLEGNLISNWDDILKLGSLPRLEYLNLNSNKIDKIRFLTVEPTAKTTAFFNLRQLHISQNNISEWQSVSELEKLNNLEDLKFRENPILKNENLETARQLIIARISKLKSLNGTEILQDERRGAEYDYLKLFLSKWTETENDVDKRNKFIIEHPRYPTLVAKCGISDIPSPKVKVEMISNVITVEFVCPDHPNQPRGIKRKLLKDMEVQKVIGLAQRLFRTGGKIPRLSFIQQNLSKDEILLDKPLQELRYYSIQDGDQVIVRW encoded by the exons atggtagaagataaaaaatatgaaattgacaGCCGAATTGAGTGTGATGGACATCAAGGTACATTAAAGTACGTTGGTCCTGTTGGTAAAACTAAAGGTTTGTGGCTTGGTATAGATTGGGATGATCCAACACGTGGAAAACACAATGGTACATATGAAGGAGTAAAATACTTTAAAGCTAG gCATCCTACATCAGGTTCATTTATACGACCAGGTAAAGCAAAATTTGGGATTTCTTGTCCTGAAGCTATTAAAATTCGTTATGGCCTTATCAATGATGAATTAGCTGGCATTGACAGAGACACCTTAACAAGCTtacagaaagaaattaatgcACCTTTTTTGGAAGTTGTTGGTTTTTCCAAAGTAAATAAGAAGCAAAGCAAATTtgatcaattaaaaattgtgtGGTTAAGAGAACAATGTGTTAGTACTACTGGTAATCCTGgagaattaaaagaattatgtccaaatttggaagaattagatctatctaaaaatttaataaatagttGGCAAATTATAGCAGATATCTGTTGTCAACTTGACTGTCTTGTTCGACTTAATCTGAG tgaaaattatttaccaactgaagaaaatatggaaatattaaaagattcattttttatgcttaaatatttaactataGCAAGAATGAACTATAATTGGTTTGACATTCAACGATGTATGAGTATGTTTCCATCTTTGCAAGAACTTTCAGTTTCTTTTAACATTGTTAACATCATACACAAGCcaataaaagatgaaaatttaatgaaaatatgtaaattaactCTTGAAGGAAATTTGATATCTAATTGGGATGATATTCTTAAATTGGGATCGCTTCCACG TTTAGAGTACCTTAATTTAAATTCCAATAAGATAGACAAAATAAGGTTCCTAACTGTTGAACCAACAGCAAAAACCACAGCCTTTTTTAATCTGCGGCAATTACATATATCGCAAAACAACATATCAgag tgGCAATCTGTATCAGAATTAGAAAAGCTAAATAATTTGGaagatttgaaatttagagaaaatcctattttgaaaaatgaaaatttagaaactgCACGTCAGTTAATCATAGcgagaatttcaaaattaaaatcattaaatgGCACTGAAATCTTACAAGATGAAAGACGTGGTGCTGAGTatgattatttgaaattatttctatcgAAGTGGACCGAAACGGAAAATGATGTTGACAAAAGAAATAAGTTCATAATTGAACATCCTCGATATCCAACATTAGTtgcaa aatgTGGAATTTCTGATATTCCATCACCTAAAGTGAAAGTGGAAATGATTTCTAACGTCATAACAGTAGAGTTTGTATGCCCAGATCATCCAAATCAACCTAGaggaattaaaagaaaactaTTAAAAGATATGGAAGTTCAAAAAGTTATTGGACTTGCACAACGACTTTTTAGAACTGGAGGAAAAATTCCAAGACTTTCATTTATACaacaaaat cTTTCGAAAGATGAAATACTTCTTGATAAACCGCTTCAGGAACTCCGATACTATTCAATACAAGATGGAGACCAAGTTATTGTAAGATGGtga
- the Fib gene encoding rRNA 2'-O-methyltransferase fibrillarin, whose translation MGKPGFSPGGGGFRGGRGGGRGGGGGGGRVGGGGRGGGRGGGGGGRGGGRGGGTPRGRGGRGGRGGGRGGGSFKGGKTVVIEPHRHEGVFIARGKEDALVTLNLVPGSEVYGEKRISVEGQNGEKIEYRVWNPFRSKLAAAILGGVDQIHMAPGSKVLYLGAASGTTVSHVADVVGPEGLVYAVEFSHRSGRDLINVAKKRTNIIPIIEDARHPHKYRMLVGMVDTVFADVAQPDQARIVALNAQYFLKNGGHFVISIKASCIDSTAQPEAVFASEVKKLIADKLKPQEQITLEPYERDHAVVVGVYRPPPKNVT comes from the exons ATGGGAAAGCCAG GATTTTCACCAGGTGGTGGTGGATTTAGAGGAGGTCGAGGAGGTGGAcgaggaggaggaggtggaGGTGGACGAGTAGGAGGTGGTGGACGTGGTGGAGGtagaggaggaggaggtggtGGTCGAGGTGGTGGAAGAGGTGGAGGTACTCCACGGGGACGTGGAGGTAGAGgtggaagaggaggaggacgTGGTGGAGGTAGTTTTAAAGGTGGCAAAACCGTAGTCATAGAACCACATCGTCATGAAGGTGTCTTTATAGCAAGAGGAAAAGAGGATGCATTAGTTACTTTAAATTTGGTACCAGGTTCAGAAGTATATGGTGAAAAGAGGATAAGCGTGGAG GGACAGAATggtgaaaaaattgaatatagaGTTTGGAACCCGTTTAGATCAAAGTTAGCTGCAGCTATACTTGGAGGAGTAGATCAAATTCACATGGCTCCTGGAAGCAAAGTTTTATATTTAGGTGCTGCATCTGGGACTACAGTATCACATGTAGCAGATGTTGTTGGTCCA GAAGGATTAGTATATGCTGTAGAATTTTCTCACAGATCTGGTAGAGACCTTATAAATGTTGCTAAAAAACGAACAAATATTATTCCCATAATTGAAGATGCGAGGCATCCTCACAAGTATAGAATGCTTGTTGGAATGGTAGATACAGTATTTGCTGACGTGGCGCAACCTGATCAAGCTAGGATAGTAGCTTTGAATGCGCAATATTTCCTGAAGAATGGAGGtcattttgttatttctatcAAG GCGAGCTGTATAGATTCTACAGCTCAACCTGAAGCAGTATTTGCCTCagaagtaaaaaaattaatcgctGATAAACTGAAACCACAGGAGCAAATCACATTAGAACCATATGAAAGAGATCATGCTGTTGTAGTTGGAGTTTATAGGCCGCCACCTAAAAATGTTACCTAA
- the LOC141445718 gene encoding uncharacterized protein — MKEPENIEIICTDAAIQSILKDKDRMRREIELEAEIARLRKENERIIKERAEYENAIQRALLRGVSSLNVEALRVMRCPPIPCCTPCAPCPVSTMEPIVSCKKEGASAAIAKGCVTQRSGTCGKTAVREQGCYTVKRPCASPCCSAGKSRKSASNNSMVFLLHQGDTENICAPNNTPMSRVCGSPVMKKIEIPPCPRFII, encoded by the exons ATGAAAGAACCTGAAAACATCGAAATTATTTGTACCGACGCAGCTATTCAATCAATTTTGAAAGACAAAGACAGGATGAGACGAGAAATTgaa CTCGAAGCTGAGATAGCAAGGCTTCGCAAAGAAAATGAGCGTATAATAAAAGAACGTGCCGAATATGAGAATGCGATACAACGAGCATTGCTACGAGGTGTTTCCTCATTGAATGTCGAAGCATTGAGAGTTATGCGTTGTCCACCAATTCCATGTTGTACTCCTTGTGCACCTTGTCCTGTTTCTACTAT GGAACCGATTGTGTCTTGTAAGAAGGAAGGCGCGTCGGCTGCGATCGCTAAAGGTTGCGTCACTCAACGTAGTGGCACTTGTGGAAAAACGGCTGTTCGCGAACAAGGTTGTTATACTGTAAAACGACCTTGTGCCAGTCCTTGTTGTTCTGCTGGAAAAAGTCGAAAGTCTGCATCAAACAATAGCATggtttttcttcttcatcaGGGAGACACAGAGAATATTTGTGCCCCGAATAACACGCCAATGTCTCGAGTTTGCGGTTCACCGGTCAtgaaaaagattgaaatacCACCGTGTCCTAGattcattatataa
- the Xpd gene encoding general transcription and DNA repair factor IIH helicase subunit XPD: protein MKISVDGLLVYFPYDYIYPEQYAYMLELKRGLDAKGHCLLEMPSGTGKTITLLSLIVAYMLENPLDVTKLIYCSRTVPEIEKVIEELKKLMDYYEKETESKPKIVGLVLSSRKNMCIHPEVSREREGKIVDGRCHSLTASYVRERHNYDESTPICNFYEGFDMEGKEQFMPSGIYSIDDLKEYGRDRNWCPYFLARFTILHAQIVVYSYHYLLDPKIAETVSKELSKSSVVVFDEAHNIDNVCIDSMSVKINRRTLEKSSANIQLLEKTVTEMREDDVNKLKEEYERLVEGLKDAHVARETDIILANPVLPDEILQEVVPGNIRNAEHFVGFLRRFVEYLKTRLRVQHVVQESPAAFLRDVQTKVSIERKPLRFCAERLASLLRTMEITDLTDFSPVILVTHLATLVSTYTKGFTIIVEPFDDKTPNVLNPILHFVCLDSSIAIKPIFDRFQSVVITSGTLSPLDMYPKILNFHPVIMSSFTMTLARPCLLPMIVAKGNDQVAISSKYETREDVAVIRNYGQLLVEFAATVPDGLVCFFTSYLYMESVVAAWYDQGVVDQLQRHKLLFIETQDSAETSLALINYIRACENGRGAVLLSVARGKVSEGVDFDHHLGRAVLMFGIPYVYTQSRILKARLEYLRDQFQIRENDFLTFDAMRHAAQCVGRAIRGKTDYGIMVFADKRFSRMDKRSKLPKWIQEHLTDSLCNLSTEEAVQISKRWLRQMAQPFTRENQLGLSLLTREQLEKEEYGKIEQKAQQN, encoded by the exons atgaa AATCAGCGTTGACGGCTTACTTGTATATTTTCCTTACGATTACATTTATCCAGAACAATATGCATATATGCTCGAGCTCAAACGTGGTCTGGATGCTAAA ggGCACTGTTTATTGGAAATGCCATCAGGCACTGGCAAAACTATAACTTTGTTATCATTAATTGTAGCATATATGTTGGAAAATCCATTGGATgtgacaaaattaatttattgttcCCGTACTGTACCAGAAATAGAGAAAGTCatagaagaattaaaaaagctTATGGAttattatgaaaaagaaacagaaagtaAACCTAAAATTGTTGGCCTAGTTCTTAGTTCGCGAAAAAATATGTGTATTCATCCAGag GTAAGCAGAGAACGTGAAGGCAAAATTGTTGATGGTCGTTGTCATTCTCTCACAGCATCATATGTTCGTGAGAGACATAACTATGATGAATCAACaccaatttgtaatttttatgaagGATTTGATATGGAAGGTAAAGAACAATTTATGCCATCAGGCATATATTCTATTGATGATTTGAAAGAATATGGAAGAGACCGCAATTGGTGTCCATATTTTCTTGCAAGGTTTACA ATTTTACATGCCCAGATTGTAGTGTAcagttatcattatttattagatCCCAAGATTGCAGAAACTGTGTCAAAAGAATTAAGCAAAAGTTCTGTAGTAGTATTTGATGAAGCTCATAATATAG ataatGTATGCATTGATTCAATGagtgtaaaaattaatagaagaaCTTTAGAAAAAAGTTCAGCCAATATACAACTTCTTGAAAAAACAGTGACTGA GATGAGAGAGGAtgatgtaaataaattaaaagaagaatatgAGAGATTAGTAGAAGGGTTAAAGGATGCACATGTTGCAAGAGAAACAGATATTATTTTAGCTAATCCTGTCCTACCAGATGAAATTTTGCAAG aGGTGGTCCCTGGTAATATTAGGAATGCAGAACATTTTGTCGGTTTTTTAAGACGatttgtagaatatttaaaaacgcgTCTACGTGTGCAACACGTAGTTCAAGAATCACCTGCTGCATTTCTGAGAGATGTTCAAACAAAAGTTTCAATAGAACGTAAACCATTAAGATTTTGTGCAGAACGACTAGCTTCTCTTTTACGTACTATGGAGATAACCGATTTAACCGATTTTTCACCAGTTATATTAGTAACACATCTGGCAACATTAGTATCTACATATACAAAAGGATTTACAATTATTGTAGAGCCATTTGATGACAAAACACCTAATGTTTTAAATCCAATTCTTCATTTCGTTTGTTTAGATTCGTCCATTGCAATAAAACCTATATTTGATAGATTTCAGTCAGTAGTAATTACTTCAGGAACATTGTCTCCATTAGACATGTAtcctaaaattttaaattttcatccaGTCATAATGTCATCCTTTACTATGACATTAGCCAGACCTTGTCTCTTACCGATG ATTGTAGCAAAAGGTAACGACCAAGTTGCAATTTCGTCAAAGTATGAAACAAGAGAAGATGTTGCTGTTATAAGAAATTATGGTCAATTATTAGTTGAATTCGCAGCTACTGTTCCCGATGGTTTAGTCTGCTTTTTTACCTCCTACTTATACATGGAATCTGTTGTTGCTGCATG gTATGACCAAGGTGTGGTAGATCAACTTCAAAGacacaaattattatttattgaaactCAGGATTCCGCAGAAACGAGTTTAGCTCTTATAAATTACATACGAGCATGTGAAAATGGAAGAGGTGCTGTTCTCCTTTCTGTGGCACGTGGTAAAGTATCAGAAGGAGTTGATTTTGATCATCATTTAGGAAGAGCTGTTTTGATGTTTGGAATTCCTTATGTGTATACACAATCGCGTATTTTAAAAGCACGACTAGAATATCTTCGTGATCAATTTCAA ATCagagaaaatgattttttaacttttgatGCAATGAGACACGCAGCACAATGCGTTGGAAGAGCAATTAGAGGAAAAACTGATTACGGTATAATGGTATTTGCAGACAAG agGTTTTCGAGAATGGATAAACGAAGTAAGTTACCAAAATGGATACAAGAACATTTAACTGAtagtttatgtaatttatcaaCCGAGGAAGCTGTGCAG ATAAGTAAACGTTGGTTACGACAAATGGCCCAACCATTTACACGTGAAAATCAGTTGGGATTATCCCTATTGACACGAGAACAacttgaaaaagaagaatatggCAAAATTGAACAGAAGGCGCAACAAAATTAG
- the LOC139988947 gene encoding GTP cyclohydrolase 1-like isoform X2, whose amino-acid sequence MKKYIEDHLRDKMNCIAKSGHEKCTFHHDLELDHRPPTREALLPEMSRSYKLLLSSLGEDPDRPGLLKTPERAAKAMLFFTKGYDQSIDDVINDAIYDEDHDEMVVVKDIEMFSMCEHHLVPFYGKVSIGYLPCKKILGLSKLARIVEVFSRRLQVQERLTKQIALAVTKAVQPAGVAVVVEGVHMCMVMRGVQKINSKTVTSTMLGVFRDDPKTREEFLNLIHNK is encoded by the exons GACATGAAAAATGTACTTTTCATCACGATTTGGAGCTAGACCATAGGCCACCCACGCGCGAGGCTCTACTTCCGGAAATGTCACGGAGTTACAAGCTACTTTTGAGCTCACTTGGTGAGGATCCTGATCGACCGGGTCTTTTAAAGACTCCGGAACGTGCTGCGAAAGCCATGCTGTTTTTCACCAAAGGTTACGATCAAAGCATCGATG ACGTTATAAATGACGCAATATACGATGAAGATCACGACGAAATGGTTGTAGTGAAGGATATCGAGATGTTCTCTATGTGCGAGCATCACTTGGTACCGTTCTACGGAAAAGTCTCGATTGGCTACCTACCATGCAAGAAGATCCTTGGGCTGAGCAAATTGGCCAG AATCGTAGAGGTCTTCAGCCGACGTCTTCAGGTTCAAGAACGTCTTACCAAACAAATTGCATTAGCTGTAACGAAAGCAGTGCAACCAGCGGGAGTGGCTGTGGTCGTCGAAGGAGt GCACATGTGCATGGTAATGAGAGGAGTGCAGAAAATAAACAGCAAGACGGTTACGTCAACGATGCTCGGCGTGTTCCGGGACGATCCAAAGACTCGCGAGGAATTCCTTAATTTGATCCACAACAAATAA
- the LOC139988948 gene encoding uncharacterized protein isoform X2 codes for MTRPPLNTSKSGNAIDENRRPSNRALKFKKSITTASRKFNSTVKTLDRLVGGADVPEESGDVSKPSEETVEQTVVVESTSSVKTEDGKVIRTAGPCCTCMSQVPGSTGDKKVDEMIDYVHQNLQEAGKALATLGENFEHDSKVEPFNVR; via the exons ATGACTCGTCCACCATTAAATACATCCAAAAGCG gaAATGCTATCGATGAAAATCGTAGACCATCAAATAGGGCGctcaaatttaaaaagtcgATAACTACAGCAAGCCGTAAATTTAATTCAACTGTGAAAACTCTAGATCGTTTAGTAGGAGGAGCAGATGTTCCCGAAGAAAGTGGAGATGTATCGAAACCATCGGAAGAAACTGTAGAGCAAACTGTTGTAGTGGAATCAACATCTAGTGTGAAAACTGAAGATGGAAAGGTTATTCGTACAGCTGGACCATGCTGTACTTGTATGTCACAAGTACCAGGATCAACCGG AGATAAGAAGGTGGATGAAATGATCGACTATGTGCATCAAAATTTACAAGAAGCGGGTAAAGCACTGGCTACCTTAGGCGAGAACTTTGAGCACGATTCAAAGGTTGAGCCCT ttAATGTTCGCTGA
- the LOC139989345 gene encoding lactoylglutathione lyase-like isoform X3, with protein MGEHTGLTNCEARELCRKPDPATNGYIMQQTMYRIKDPRKSLPFYTEVLGMQLLQKLDFPEMKFSLYFLGYEDPKDIPTDKRESIEWTFSRKATLELTHNWGTETDPDPKYHNGNTEPRGFGHIGITVPDVEKACKRFEKLNVEFVKKPNDGNMKGIAFIKDPDGYWIEILNPVNIANLVPNQ; from the exons atGGGTGAACACACAGGCTTAACAAACTGTGAGGCTCGGGAACTTTGCAGAAAGCCTGACCCAGCAACAAATGGTTATATAATGCAACAAACAATGTATCGTATTAAAGATCCAAGAAAATCATTACCTTTTTATACTGAAGTACTCGGTATGCAGTTATTACAGAAACTTGACTTTCCTGAAATGAAATTCTCTCTGTACTTTTTGGGATATGAAGATCCAAAAGACATACCTACTGATAAGAGAGAAAGTATTGAATGGACATTTAGTCGTAAAGCTACTTTAGAACTTACTCa TAATTGGGGTACAGAAACTGATCCTGATCCCAAGTACCATAATGGGAATACGGAACCTAGAGGATTTG GTCACATTGGAATCACAGTACCTGATGTAGAAAAAGCATGTAAAAGATTTGAAAAGTTAAATGTGGAATTTGTAAAGAAGCCTAATGATGGTAACATGAAAGGAATTGCTTTTATCAAAGATCCAGATGGTTATtggattgaaattttaaatccaGTAAATATTGCAAATTTAGTACCAAATCAATAA
- the LOC139989345 gene encoding lactoylglutathione lyase-like isoform X2: MFHKKVYPELCRRILRNNDFHGRIPRKKSYINAMGEHTGLTNCEARELCRKPDPATNGYIMQQTMYRIKDPRKSLPFYTEVLGMQLLQKLDFPEMKFSLYFLGYEDPKDIPTDKRESIEWTFSRKATLELTHNWGTETDPDPKYHNGNTEPRGFGHIGITVPDVEKACKRFEKLNVEFVKKPNDGNMKGIAFIKDPDGYWIEILNPVNIANLVPNQ, from the exons ATGTTTCATAAAAAAGTTTATCCGGAATTATGTCGACGAATTTTACGAAACAATGATTTTCATGGCAGAATACCGCGAAAGAAGTCATATATCAATGCg atGGGTGAACACACAGGCTTAACAAACTGTGAGGCTCGGGAACTTTGCAGAAAGCCTGACCCAGCAACAAATGGTTATATAATGCAACAAACAATGTATCGTATTAAAGATCCAAGAAAATCATTACCTTTTTATACTGAAGTACTCGGTATGCAGTTATTACAGAAACTTGACTTTCCTGAAATGAAATTCTCTCTGTACTTTTTGGGATATGAAGATCCAAAAGACATACCTACTGATAAGAGAGAAAGTATTGAATGGACATTTAGTCGTAAAGCTACTTTAGAACTTACTCa TAATTGGGGTACAGAAACTGATCCTGATCCCAAGTACCATAATGGGAATACGGAACCTAGAGGATTTG GTCACATTGGAATCACAGTACCTGATGTAGAAAAAGCATGTAAAAGATTTGAAAAGTTAAATGTGGAATTTGTAAAGAAGCCTAATGATGGTAACATGAAAGGAATTGCTTTTATCAAAGATCCAGATGGTTATtggattgaaattttaaatccaGTAAATATTGCAAATTTAGTACCAAATCAATAA
- the LOC139988947 gene encoding GTP cyclohydrolase 1-like isoform X1, whose amino-acid sequence MNGISNQCAKIKDLSIYDDEDDHKMKIKKPGPIRTVSWSESVEESNLDVPGTPRTPRTSTTPGHEKCTFHHDLELDHRPPTREALLPEMSRSYKLLLSSLGEDPDRPGLLKTPERAAKAMLFFTKGYDQSIDDVINDAIYDEDHDEMVVVKDIEMFSMCEHHLVPFYGKVSIGYLPCKKILGLSKLARIVEVFSRRLQVQERLTKQIALAVTKAVQPAGVAVVVEGVHMCMVMRGVQKINSKTVTSTMLGVFRDDPKTREEFLNLIHNK is encoded by the exons ATGAACGGGATTTCCAATCAATGCGCGAAAATCAAGGACCTAAGCATATACGATGACGAGGACGACCACaaaatgaagataaaaaaGCCGGGACCAATAAGAACTGTTTCCTGGTCGGAGAGCGTCGAGGAGAGCAATTTGGATGTACCGGGGACGCCCAGAACTCCACGAACTTCCACCACACCAG GACATGAAAAATGTACTTTTCATCACGATTTGGAGCTAGACCATAGGCCACCCACGCGCGAGGCTCTACTTCCGGAAATGTCACGGAGTTACAAGCTACTTTTGAGCTCACTTGGTGAGGATCCTGATCGACCGGGTCTTTTAAAGACTCCGGAACGTGCTGCGAAAGCCATGCTGTTTTTCACCAAAGGTTACGATCAAAGCATCGATG ACGTTATAAATGACGCAATATACGATGAAGATCACGACGAAATGGTTGTAGTGAAGGATATCGAGATGTTCTCTATGTGCGAGCATCACTTGGTACCGTTCTACGGAAAAGTCTCGATTGGCTACCTACCATGCAAGAAGATCCTTGGGCTGAGCAAATTGGCCAG AATCGTAGAGGTCTTCAGCCGACGTCTTCAGGTTCAAGAACGTCTTACCAAACAAATTGCATTAGCTGTAACGAAAGCAGTGCAACCAGCGGGAGTGGCTGTGGTCGTCGAAGGAGt GCACATGTGCATGGTAATGAGAGGAGTGCAGAAAATAAACAGCAAGACGGTTACGTCAACGATGCTCGGCGTGTTCCGGGACGATCCAAAGACTCGCGAGGAATTCCTTAATTTGATCCACAACAAATAA